A stretch of Lepidochelys kempii isolate rLepKem1 chromosome 14, rLepKem1.hap2, whole genome shotgun sequence DNA encodes these proteins:
- the LOC140897777 gene encoding olfactory receptor 11A1-like, producing MADWRKQTTITEFLLLGFRELPDLQILLFLIFLVIYMATMSGNTPIVVLIVAHQHLHTPMYFFLGNLSCLETCYTTTILFQMLASLLTGDRTISVSGSITQLYFSGSLAGMEFCFLAAMSYDRYLAICKPLHYSTLMNTRFCLHLAAGSWLNGFLDLTIFILFLSQLIFCGPNEIDYFYYDPIPLIEHSCSDTHMVILGDFILACVFTRPPFLLTLTSYKCIIATILRIPSTTGRQKAFSTCSSHLIVVTIFYGTLMIVYLLPKHDTLRDLNKVLSLCYTVLTPLLNPIIYSLRNREVKEALSKAVSKCGFHKKHAETLR from the coding sequence ATGGCAGACTGGAGAAAGCAAACGACCATCACAGAATTCTTACTCCTGGGATTCAGGGAGCTCCCTGACCTACAAATTCTTCTCTTCCTGATATTCCTAGTGATCTACATGGCAACCATGTCTGGGAACACCCCCATCGTGGTGCTCATTGTGGCTCATcagcaccttcacacccccatgtacttcttcctggggaatTTGTCCTGCCTGGAGACCTGCTACACCACAACCATCCTGTTCCAgatgctggccagtctcctgactggGGACAGAACCATCTCAGTCAGTGGCTCCATCACACAACTGTATTTCTCTGGGTCTCTGGCAGGTATGGAATTCTGTTTCCTAGCAGCGATGTCTTATGATCGGTATTTAGCAATATGTAAACCCCTACACTATTCAACTCTTATGAATACCAGGTTTTGCCTCCATTTGGCTGCTGGCTCCTGGTTAAATGGTTTTTTGGATCTTACCATTTTTATCTTATTCCTATCACAGTTAATATTCTGTGGCCCAAATGAAATTGACTATTTCTATTATGATCCCATTCCACTGATAGAGCACTCCTGCAGTGACACCCACATGGTCATATTGGGGGATTTCATACTAGCCTGTGTATTCACCCGGCCTCCATTCCTACTAACCCTGACGTCCTATAAGTGCATCATCGCCaccatcctgagaatcccttccaccaccgggaggcaaaaggccttttctacctgctcctctcacctcattgTGGTGACAATTTTCTATGGAACCCTAATGATTGTGTACCTGCTACCGAAACATGATACACTGAGAGACCTGAACAAAGTGCTCTCTCTTTGCTACACGGTCCTGACTCCCCTGTTAAACCCGatcatctacagcctgagaaacagaGAGGTCAAGGAAGCCTTGAGCAAAGCAGTCAGTAAATGTGGCTTTCACAAAAAACACGCAGAGACTCTGAGATAA